A single region of the Lycium barbarum isolate Lr01 chromosome 2, ASM1917538v2, whole genome shotgun sequence genome encodes:
- the LOC132624843 gene encoding putative F-box protein At1g49610 isoform X2, with protein sequence MDRLSALPESVLLHILSFLTTRDVVKTAVLSKRWPHLWTIIQELNFDYRDLFPYQDFVDFVDRTLLSRGTCKIRRLRIRLFLNASSCKDYDGWIFYAAKNNVEELFLDFDSDCCDWLPPKCVYCNSSLKTLSLWSCRLIPDMQISWNLLTKLTLWFSVLWDHTIHKIMVGAPKLEFLELGSCWGYDDLNFDSPSLRVLIVRERESGVYELGPVMRISAPNVQSLHLSGDFYRKLVLMNVPSVVRATLDFHPYTHSDRQKKNLKWQQDNLMELGRSLKHVESLTLGTWCVEVLAQREKRCIPTHISTHKCVTLSVPMREDDLLGTINLLKGSPDLQMLIIDMESIFWEEPRGTELADFNGANYLASQAKHIKCLLHNLKTVKITQFVAQHSVFPFLEFILKNGRVLENLVIVAKRGIDANSPESLLKVAQRLLSLPRASSQAVVTLLN encoded by the exons ATGGATCGACTTAGTGCGCTGCCTGAATCGGTACTGCTTCACATCCTCTCATTCCTGACCACGAGAGATGTTGTCAAAACGGCCGTTCTCTCCAAACGCTGGCCTCACCTGTGGACTATTATCCAAGAGCTTAATTTTGATTATAGAGATCTCTTTCCTTATCAGGATTTTGTGGACTTTGTGGATCGGACCTTGCTTTCTCGTGGCACTTGTAAGATCAGAAGACTTAGAATTCGTCTCTTTCTGAATGCTAGTTCTTGTAAAGATTATGATGGATGGATTTTTTATGCTGCAAAGAACAATGTGGAAGAGCTCTTTCTAGATTTTGATTCAGACTGTTGCGATTGGTTGCCACCTAAGTGTGTGTATTGCAATTCGTCGCTCAAGACGTTGAGCTTGTGGAGCTGCAGGCTTATACCTGATATGCAGATAAGCTGGAACTTGTTGACAAAGTTAACCCTTTGGTTCTCAGTGTTGTGGGATCACACCATTCATAAGATTATGGTGGGTGCTCCAAAACTGGAATTCCTTGAGTTGGGATCATGCTGGGGATATGATGATCTGAATTTTGATTCTCCTTCTTTAAGAGTGCTGATTGTACGTGAGCGTGAATCAGGTGTGTATGAACTTGGTCCCGTCATGAGAATCTCAGCCCCCAATGTTCAGTCTCTGCACCTGTCAGGAGATTTTTATAGGAAGCTTGTTTTGATGAATGTGCCATCCGTTGTTCGTGCCACCCTTGATTTTCATCCATATACTCATTCTGATAGACAAAAGAAGAACTTAAAATGGCAGCAAGACAACCTAATGGAGTTAGGTAGGAGCCTTAAACATGTTGAGAGCTTAACTTTGGGCACTTGGTGCGTTGAG GTTCTAGCACAAAGGGAGAAGAGATGTATTCCGACTCATATTTCAACTCACAAATGTGTCACCTTAAGTGTACCTATGAGGGAGGACGATCTTTTGGGGACAATTAACCTGCTAAAAGGTTCACCAGACCTGCAGATGCTAATAATAGACATGGAATCTATTTTCTGGGAAGAG CCAAGAGGCACAGAGTTAGCAGATTTTAATGGTGCAAACTACTTAGCATCACAAGCGAAGCACATCAAATGTTTGTTGCATAATTTGAAGACAGTCAAGATTACCCAATTTGTGGCACAACACTCTGTATTTCCATTTCTAGAGTTCATTTTGAAGAACGGGAGGGTACTGGAGAATCTCGTAATCGTAGCTAAAAGGGGGATAGATGCAAATTCACCAGAGTCCTTGCTGAAAGTAGCTCAGAGATTACTAAGCCTGCCTAGGGCTTCTTCCCAGGCAGTCGTTACGCTTCTCAACTGA
- the LOC132624189 gene encoding GDSL esterase/lipase At1g09390-like, with amino-acid sequence MDLKERIFCLLSFAISILLGLFFPSSVDSLCNKNLVIINFGDSNSDTGGSVIVRGMIGQLPKARTFNHDLAGRMCDGRLIINFLCESVGNEYLTPFMESIGTNFKNGVNFAIAGSKTLPRLVSFNLPIQIAQFHRFQSLSLELFDKGDGNLLGDEDLRNALYTIDIGQNDLDGIFGGLSYEKASLKIPDIISEIENAIKAIYEQGGKYFWVHNTGPLGCLPKSLATYKKYENDYDEHGCLVSLNEGAKIFNDKLQFLCEKLRDELKNITIVYVDIFSIKYDLIANASGYGKSLFLSS; translated from the exons ATGGATTTGAAGGAAAGAATATTTTGTCTTCTCTCTTTTGCAATTTCCATTTTACTTGGTCTTTTTTTCCCTTCATCTGTTGATTCACTGTGCAATAAAAATTTAGTAATTATAAATTTTGGAGATTCAAATTCTGATACAGGTGGCTCTGTTATAGTACGTGGCATGATCGGACAACTTCCAAAAGCACGCACCTTTAATCATGATTTAGCTGGTCGAATGTGTGATGGCAGATTAATTATTAATTTTCTAT GTGAAAGTGTGGGAAATGAGTATTTAACTCCATTTATGGAGTCAATAGGCACAAACTTCAAAAATGGTGTTAATTTTGCTATTGCTGGTTCTAAAACTCTTCCAAGATTAGTTTCTTTCAATTTGCCAATCCAAATTGCCCAATTCCATCGGTTTCAATCTCTTTCTCTTGAGTTATTTGACAAAG GTGATGGAAATTTACTAGGAGATGAAGATTTAAGGAATGCACTTTACACAATTGATATTGGACAAAATGATTTGGATGGAATATTTGGTGGTCTCTCATATGAAAAAGCTAGCCTCAAAATTCCTGATATCATTTCTGAAATTGAAAATGCTATAAAG GCAATTTATGAACAAGGTGGAAAGTATTTTTGGGTACACAATACAGGGCCATTAGGGTGCTTGCCTAAATCACTTGCAACTTATAAGAAATATGAGAATGATTATGATGAGCACGGATGCTTAGTTTCTCTAAATGAAGGTGCAAAAATATTCAATGACAAACTACAATTCCTTTGTGAAAAATTAAGAGATGAATTGAAGAATATCACcattgtgtatgttgatatctTCTCCATCAAATATGATCTCATTGCCAACGCTTCTGGTTATGGTAAGTCTCTGTTTCTTTCCTCATAA
- the LOC132624873 gene encoding putative F-box protein At1g49610, which yields MDRLSALPESVLLHILSFLTARDVVKTAVLSKRWPHLWTIIQELNFDRRDSFPNHGFVDFVNRTLLSRGTCKIRRLRIRLFLNASSCKDYDGWILYAAKNNVEELFLDFDSDCCEWLPPKCVYCNSSLKTLSMWSCRLIPGMQISWNLLTKLTLRFSVLWDHTIHKIMVGAPKLEFLELDSCCGYDDLNFDSPSLRVLIVCECESFVYEHGPVMRISAPNVQSLHVLGSLYRKCILMNVSSVVHANVDFGPHICLISGKKNLKRQQDNLMELVRSLKHAERLTLGTWCIEVLAQREKKRIPSQISTHKCVTLSIQMKEDDLLGIINLLKGSPGLQMLIIDMGSEFWEEPRGTELADFNGANYLASQAKHIKCLLHNLKTVKITQFVAQHSVFPFLEFILKNGRVLENLVIIAKRGIDANSPESLLKVAQRLLSLPRASSQAVVTLLN from the exons ATGGATCGACTTAGTGCGCTGCCTGAATCGGTACTGCTTCACATCCTCTCGTTCCTGACCGCGAGAGATGTTGTCAAAACGGCCGTTCTCTCCAAACGCTGGCCGCACCTGTGGACTATTATCCAGGAGCTTAATTTTGATCGGAGAGATTCCTTTCCTAATCACGGTTTTGTGGACTTTGTGAATCGGACCTTGCTTTCTCGTGGCACTTGTAAGATCAGAAGACTTAGAATTCGTCTCTTTTTGAATGCTAGTTCTTGTAAAGATTATGATGGATGGATTTTGTATGCTGCAAAGAACAATGTGGAAGAGCTCTTTCTAGATTTTGATTCAGACTGTTGCGAATGGTTGCCACCTAAGTGTGTGTATTGCAATTCGTCGCTCAAGACGTTGAGCATGTGGAGCTGCAGGCTTATACCTGGTATGCAGATAAGCTGGAACTTGTTGACAAAGTTAACCCTTCGGTTCTCAGTGTTGTGGGATCACACAATTCATAAGATTATGGTGGGTGCTCCAAAACTGGAATTCCTTGAGTTGGATTCGTGCTGCGGATATGATGATCTGAATTTTGATTCTCCTTCTTTAAGAGTGCTGATTGTATGTGAGTGTGAATCATTTGTGTATGAACATGGTCCCGTCATGAGAATTTCAGCCCCCAATGTTCAGTCTCTGCACGTGTTAGGATCTCTTTATAGGAAGTGTATTTTGATGAATGTGTCATCCGTCGTTCATGCCAACGTCGATTTTGGTCCACATATTTGTTTGATTAGTGGAAAGAAGAACTTAAAACGGCAGCAAGACAACCTGATGGAGTTAGTTAGGAGCCTTAAACATGCTGAGAGGTTGACTTTGGGCACTTGGTGCATTGAG GTTCTAGCACAAAGGGAGAAGAAACGTATTCCTTCTCAGATTTCAACTCACAAATGCGTCACGTTAAGTATACAAATGAAGGAAGATGATCTTTTGGGGATAATTAACCTGCTAAAAGGTTCACCAGGCCTACAAATGCTAATAATAGACATGGGATCTGAATTCTGGGAAGAG CCAAGAGGCACAGAGTTAGCAGATTTTAATGGTGCAAACTACTTAGCATCACAAGCGAAGCACATCAAATGTTTGTTGCATAATTTGAAGACAGTCAAGATTACCCAATTTGTGGCACAACACTCTGTATTTCCATTTCTAGAGTTCATTTTGAAGAACGGGAGGGTACTGGAGAATCTCGTAATCATAGCTAAAAGGGGGATAGATGCAAATTCACCAGAGTCCTTGCTGAAAGTAGCTCAGAGATTACTAAGCCTGCCTAGGGCTTCTTCCCAGGCAGTCGTTACGCTTCTCAACTGA